From one Solanum stenotomum isolate F172 chromosome 12, ASM1918654v1, whole genome shotgun sequence genomic stretch:
- the LOC125846318 gene encoding rust resistance kinase Lr10-like: MYDTIEGFLRTQNNFKPIRYNYSHIKRMTRGFKEKLGEGGYGSVYKGKLQSGRDVAVKMLNKPKAGGQDFMNEVATIGRIHHVNVVGLVGYCVEGTKRALVYDFMPNGSLDKYISTSQEGSPLLSWQRKYDIILGVARGIGYLHRGCDVRILHFDIKPHNILLDENFIPKISDFGLAKLYPTDNSIVNLTAARGTIGYVAPELISRSIGAISYKADVYSFGMLLMEMLDLNRHEVANEENSSQYFPYYIYDRFNKGKEILVDEEANDDEKKMARKLSLVALWCIQTNPIQRPSMSRVLEMLEGEVEVLEVPPQPIQSQPIVHQMMGSSMTFSSDSMALLENSADNSVKVDICSD, from the coding sequence ATGTATGATACTATTGAAGGCTTTTTGcgaacacaaaataatttcaaGCCAATCAGATATAATTACTCCCACATAAAGAGAATGACCAGAGGGTTCAAAGAGAAATTAGGTGAGGGAGGTTACGGCAGTGTATACAAAGGAAAGCTTCAAAGTGGAAGAGATGTAGCAGTGAAGATGTTGAACAAGCCTAAAGCTGGCGGTCAAGACTTCATGAATGAAGTAGCTACCATTGGAAGGATCCATCATGTCAATGTGGTTGGACTCGTGGGGTATTGTGTTGAGGGAACAAAGCGTGCTCTTGTATATGACTTCATGCCCAATGGATCACTTGACAAGTATATCAGCACCAGTCAAGAAGGAAGTCCTCTGTTAAGTTGGCAGAGGAAGTATGACATTATTCTTGGAGTGGCTCGTGGAATTGGGTATTTGCATCGAGGCTGTGATGTACGAATTTTGCATTTTGACATCAAGCCACACAACATTCTTTTGGATGAGAATTTCATTCCAAAGATTTCTGACTTTGGACTTGCAAAATTATATCCAACAGATAATAGCATTGTGAATCTCACAGCTGCTCGCGGAACGATTGGCTATGTAGCTCCAGAATTGATCAGCAGAAGCATTGGAGCAATCTCTTACAAAGCTGATGTTTACAGCTTTGGAATGCTGCTAATGGAAATGCTGGACTTGAATAGACATGAAGTTGCAAATGAAGAGAATTCCAGCCAAtattttccttattatatttacgaTAGGTTCAACAAGGGGAAGGAGATCCTGGTGGATGAAGAAGCGAATGATGATGAAAAGAAGATGGCTAGAAAGCTGAGTTTAGTTGCATTATGGTGCATTCAAACGAATCCAATACAACGCCCTTCAATGAGTAGAGTATTAGAAATGCTTGAAGGTGAAGTTGAAGTGCTAGAAGTACCTCCTCAGCCTATTCAATCTCAACCGATTGTTCATCAGATGATGGGAAGTTCCATGACATTTTCGTCTGATTCAATGGCTTTGTTAGAAAATTCTGCTGATAATTCCGTCAAAGTAGACATTTGTTCTGATTGA